The sequence TTCGTGCACCGCCTTGGCCTGGCGCTCCATCCAGGAAGCCGGCATCGGACGGGCGTAACCGCCTACGCCCTGGGCGCATTCGCGTTCTTCATCGGTCTCGAAGGGCACGTCGACGAACTTGGCGCCGAGGGATTCGATCTGCTCCTTCACCGCCGGACGCACGTCGGACGCCTCGATCACCGCGCCCAGGCGCTTGGCCGTGGCGATGGCCTGCAGGCCGGCAACACCGGCGCCGAGGATGAGGATGCGCGCGGCCTTAACGGTACCGGCGGCGGTCATCAGCATCGGCATGAAGCGCGGGTAGTGGTGGGCCGCCAGCAGCACGGCCTTGTAGCCGGCGATGTTGGCCTGGGAGGACAGCACGTCGAGGCTCTGGGCACGGGAGGTGCGCGGCGCCGCTTCGAGGGCGAAGGCGGTGACGCCGCGGGCGTTCATGCGCGCGATGGTCTCGTTGCTGAAGGGGTTGAGCATGCCCACCAGCACGGCGCCGGCACGCATGTGCGCCAGCTCGCCCTCGGTGGGGGCGACCACTTTCAGCACCAGGTCGGCACCGAAGGCAGCGGAGTCGTTGCCGATGGTGGCGCCGGCCGCTTCATAGGCAGCATCCGGGATGCAGGCGCTGACGCCGGCACCGCTTTGCACCGTCACCTGATGGCCTTGGCTCACCAGCTTCTTGATGGTCTCGGGTGTTGCGGCAACCCGCGTCTCCCCGGCGTGGGTTTCGAGAGGAACACCGATGTGCACTTCAAATCTCCTGCGTGATCGATCTGGTGAACCAGTGCACTACGGATGGTGCGCTGGCGAGGCGAGTCCGCCTTTCAACAGCTTGGTACCGCAACGTCTAAAACCTTCGAGGCGCGGCATTCTGCAATCGGAACCGCGACCTCTTCAAGCAGTTCTGGAGTGAAACGATGCGATAACTACAAGTCATATCCAGACTGTGTGTCGCTGGTTCAGCTTCCAGGCCCCGCCAGTGCTGGTGGGGACCGCCTTTTTCCGCCTGTGGCGGTTTCAGGTCGCATCTCGTAGCTGAATGACTTTCCATCAAGGCAGCGGCGGTGCGGGCTTACAGTGCGGGACATCCTGCCGCTAATGGCTTTCGCACTGTTAATCAGAGTTTTTAATAGTTGCCATAAGGCGCCGGAAAATGGGCCTTCTGTAGCTTTAGAAAATAGCTGACTACAGGGTCAAGAAGGCTTTTCGGGGCTGTGATCGAGGTGTGCCGTAGTTCGCGCGCAGGCCAGTAGCCTCGCGGGTTGCGTCATGTTGCCGCGGGGATGTGATGGTTTGGCGGTTGGATCTCGGCTGGGTCGGGGACACGCTTGGGCCATGCCGGGCGGATCGACAGCTGGGATTCTCGGGTGGCAGCGGGCCTGTCAGTTCAGGCCCGCTTCACTGCGGTATTGGCGGGCGGCTTCTACCAGCCAGTCGCGGAAGGCGCCGAGCGCTGCGGATTCGAGCTTTCGCTCGGGGATCATCAGGTAATAGGCCTTGTCGCTGCGGAAGCTGTGGGGCTGGGCCACCACCAGACGGCCATCGGCCAGCTCGCGCTGGATCAGGAAGGGCGGGATCAGCGCGACACCCATCTCGTGCATCGCGGCCTGGGCGAGCATGGAGAACAGTTCGTAACGGGGGCCGCTGAGGTCGCGGGCGACGTTCATGCCGAGGGAGTTGAACCACTGGCGCCAGGCATAGGGGCGGGTGGTCTGCTGCAGCAGCGGCAGTCGGGCGATGGTGTCGGCGTCCAGGCCGGTGCGGCCCTCCAGCAGAGCGGGGCTGCATACCGGCACCGAGTGTTCGTGCATCAGGAAGTCGGCACGGGTGCCGGACCATTCGGCGTCGCCGAAGTAGATCGCGGCGTCGAAGTCTGTGTCGGCAAACAGGAAGGGGCGGGTACGGTTGGTCAGGTTGACCGTGACTTCCGGGTGCAGGCGCTGGAAGTCCTTGAGCCGGGGCAGCAGCCATTGGGTGCCGAAGGTGGGGACAATGGCCAGTTCCACGGTCATCGCGCCCTGCTGGCCCATCACGGCGAGCGTGTCGCGCTCCACCGCATCGAGCTGGGCGGCGATGCGCCGGGAGTAGGCCAGGCCAGCCTCGGTCAATTTCACTCCGCGCCGGGAACGGCGGAACAGTTCCAGGCCGAGGAATTCCTCCAGTCCGGCTATCTGGCGGCAGATGGCGCTCTGGGTCAGCGCAAGCTCCTCGGCGGCCTTGGTGAAACTCTGGTGGCGGGCCGCGGACTCGAAGGCGACCAGGGCGCCGGTGCTGGGGATCTTGCGCCGCATGCTGTACCTCAGTGTCACAGGTAATGGCTGAAAAATGGGCTGTTAGGCTTTTCGGAGTGAGAAATTAGCACAGCAGCATGCGAATTCCTCGTTTGTCCGATCCGGCCTAGGCTGTCTAGGATGCGTAGACACTAATAAGGCAGGGCCCCGTGATGGCCCGGCCCCTGAATTCCGCTTACCGAGGACACTCCCATGGCCGCCAAAGCAAGCTTCAACTGGATCGACCCGCTGCTGCTGGACCAGCAGCTCACCGAGGAAGAGCGCATGGTGCGTGACAGCGCCTACCAGTTCGCCCAGGACAAGCTGGCTCCGCGCGTGCTGGAGGCCTTCCGTCATGAGCAGACCGACCCGGCGATCTTCCGCGAAATGGGCGAGACCGGCCTGCTTGGCGCGACCATCCCGGAAGCCTACGGCGGCAGCGGCCTGAACTATGTGTGCTACGGCCTGATCGCCCGTGAAGTCGAGCGCATCGACTCCGGCTATCGCTCGATGATGAGTGTGCAGTCGTCCCTGGTGATGGTGCCGATCAACGAGTTCGGCAACGAAGCCACCAAGCAGAAGTACCTGCCCAAGCTCGCCAGCGGCGAATACATCGGCTGCTTCGGCCTGACCGAGCCGAACCACGGCTCCGACCCGGGCTCGATGATCACCCGCGCGAAGAAAGTCGACGGCGGCTACCGCCTGACCGGCAGCAAGATGTGGATCACCAACAGCCCGATCGCCGACGTGTTCGTGGTCTGGGCCAAGGACGATGCCGGTGAGATCCGTGGCTTCGTCCTGGAGAAGGGCTGGCAGGGCCTGTCCGCCCCGGCGATTCATGGCAAGGTCGGCCTGCGTGCCTCCATCACCGGCGAGATCGTGATGGACAACGTGTTCGTTCCGGAAGAAAACGCCTTCCCCGACGTGCGCGGCCTGCGTGGTCCGTTCACCTGCCTGAACTCGGCGCGCTACGGCATCTCCTGGGGTGCCCTGGGTGCCGCCGAAGCCTGCTGGCACACCGCGCGCCAATACGTGCTGGACCGCAATCAGTTCGGCCGCCCGCTGGCCGCCAACCAACTGATCCAGAAGAAGCTGGCCGACATGCAGACCGAGATCACCCTGGCCCTGCAAGGCTGCCTGCGCCTGGGGCGGATGAAGGACGAAGGCACCGCGGCGGTGGAAATCACCTCGATCATGAAGCGCAACTCCTGCGGCAAGGCCCTGGACATCGCGCGCATGGCCCGCGACATGCTGGGCGGCAACGGCATCTCCGACGAGTTCGGCGTGGCCCGCCACCTGGTCAACCTGGAAGTGGTGAACACCTACGAGGGCACCCACGACGTCCACGCGCTGATCCTCGGTCGCGCGCAGACCGGCATCCAGGCGTTCTTCTGATCCCCGGACCGGCCCTTCTCTCTATATAGAGGGAAGGGCTGGAGTCCTCTCGCGAATTCAGGTGATCCCATGGCTGGCGCTCTCTCCCATATCCGCGTGCTCGACCTCTCCCGCGTGCTGGCTGGCCCCTGGTCCGGCCAGATCCTCGCTGACCTGGGGGCCGAGGTAATCAAGGTCGAACGTCCCGGCTCCGGGGACGATACCCGTGCCTGGGGGCCGCCTTACCTCAAGGGCGCCGATGGCCGGGATACCAGCGAGGCGGCGTACTTCCTTTCCGCCAACCGCAACAAGCAGTCGGTCACGGTGGACTTCACCCGTCCCGAGGGCCAGAAGCTGGTTCGCGAGCTGGCGATGAAGTCCGACATCCTCATCGAGAACTTCAAGGTGGGTGGGCTGGCGTCCTATGGTCTGGACTACGAGTCGCTGAAGGCCATCAATCCGCGCCTCATCTATTGCTCCATCACCGGCTTCGGCCAGTTCGGCCCTTATGCCAAGCGTGCCGGCTACGACTTCATGATCCAGGGGCTGGGTGGGCTGATGAGCATCACCGGGCGTTCGGACCAGGAAGACGGCGCAGGGCCGGTTAAGGTGGGTGTCGCGCTGACCGACATTCTCACCGGGCTCTATTCCTCCGTGGCCATGCTGGCTGCTCTGGCCTCTCGGGAGATTACCGGCAAGGGCCAGCACATCGACATGGCGCTGCTGGATGTGCAGGTGGCCTGCCTGGCGAACCAGGCGATGAACTACCTGACCACGGGCAATCCGCCCCGCCGGCTGGGCAATGCTCATCCGAACATAGTGCCTTATCAGGATTTTCCGACAGCGGATGGGGACTTCATCCTCACCGTGGGTAACGACAGCCAGTTCCGCAAGTTTTGCGAGGTCGCCGGTCATCGGGAGTGGGCGGACGACTCGCGTTTTTCAACCAACAAGGCGCGGGTGGCTCATCGCGCCGAGCTGATCCCGCTGATCCGTCAGGCCACGGTCTTCAAGACCACGGCCGAATGGGTGGCGGCGCTGGAAGAGGTCGGTGTGCCCTGCGGGCCGATCAACGACCTGGCGGCGGTGTTCGCCGATCCCCAGGTGGTGGCGCGGGGTTTGCGTGTCGAGCTGGACCACCCCCTGGCTGGCCTGGTGCCGCAGGTGGCCAGTCCCCTGCGTCTCTCCGAGACGCCGGTGGAGTACCGCATGCCGCCGCCGCTGCTTGGCGAGCACACCGAAGAAGTGCTGCAGCGCCTGCTGGGCCTGGCTGCGGCCGAAGTCGAAGTGTTGCGCAAGGCTGAGGTCATCTAGCCCTTCTTATATAGGTGCGATTGAAGGCCTGAAGATAGTTTCAAATAAGTGTTGACGGCAGATTCTGCGCGCCTATAATGCGCACCTCTTCCGGCGACGAAGCAGCGAAAGAGCTTGAAAATCAAGCACTTAGCAAGGCGGAAAAGCGGGAAGAGGTGATCGGCGAGCGGTGGTAGAGCTGGCCACTTCGGACTTCCGAAAGGGCGAACGAAGAAGATCACAGAGGCGTTGACAGCGAGTTTGAACGCTGTAGAATGCGCCTCCCGCTGACGAGAAGAGTGATCGGGTCGAAAGCGCAAGCGGTTGAGTAGAAAGAGAAATTCTTCGAAAAACAGCTTGACAGCAAGAAAGGCTGCTGTAGAATGCGCGGCCTCGGTTGAGACGAAAGACTTGATCGAAACGCTCTTTAACAACTGAATCAAGCAATTCGTGTGGGTGCTTGTGAAGTAAGACTGATAGTCGACTGATTATCAGCAACACAAGTAACTCTTCGTGAATTCAAAGAGTTTATTTGCGATTGCTGAGCCAAGTTTAGGGTTTTCTCAAAACCCAAGCAGTATTGAACTGAAGAGTTTGATCATGGCTCAGATTGAACGCTGGCGGCAGGCCTAACACATGCAAGTCGAGCGGCAGCGGGTCCTTCGGGATGCCGGCGAGCGGCGGACGGGTGAGTAATGCCTAGGAATCTGCCTGGTAGTGGGGGATAACGTTCGGAAACGGACGCTAATACCGCATACGTCCTACGGGAGAAAGTGGGGGATCTTCGGACCTCACGCTATCAGATGAGCCTAGGTCGGATTAGCTAGTTGGTGGGGTAAAGGCTCACCAAGGCGACGATCCGTAACTGGTCTGAGAGGATGATCAGTCACACTGGAACTGAGACACGGTCCAGACTCCTACGGGAGGCAGCAGTGGGGAATATTGGACAATGGGCGAAAGCCTGATCCAGCCATGCCGCGTGTGTGAAGAAGGTCTTCGGATTGTAAAGCACTTTAAGTTGGGAGGAAGGGCAGTAAGTTAATACCTTGCTGTTTTGACGTTACCAACAGAATAAGCACCGGCTAACTTCGTGCCAGCAGCCGCGGTAATACGAAGGGTGCAAGCGTTAATCGGAATTACTGGGCGTAAAGCGCGCGTAGGTGGTTCAGCAAGTTGGAGGTGAAATCCCCGGGCTCAACCTGGGAACTGCCTCCAAAACTACTGAGCTAGAGTACGGTAGAGGGTAGTGGAATTTCCTGTGTAGCGGTGAAATGCGTAGATATAGGAAGGAACACCAGTGGCGAAGGCGACTACCTGGACTGATACTGACACTGAGGTGCGAAAGCGTGGGGAGCAAACAGGATTAGATACCCTGGTAGTCCACGCCGTAAACGATGTCGACTAGCCGTTGGGATCCTTGAGATCTTAGTGGCGCAGCTAACGCGATAAGTCGACCGCCTGGGGAGTACGGCCGCAAGGTTAAAACTCAAATGAATTGACGGGGGCCCGCACAAGCGGTGGAGCATGTGGTTTAATTCGAAGCAACGCGAAGAACCTTACCTGGCCTTGACATGCTGAGAACTTTCCAGAGATGGATTGGTGCCTTCGGGAACTCAGACACAGGTGCTGCATGGCTGTCGTCAGCTCGTGTCGTGAGATGTTGGGTTAAGTCCCGTAACGAGCGCAACCCTTGTCCTTAGTTACCAGCACGTTATGGTGGGCACTCTAAGGAGACTGCCGGTGACAAACCGGAGGAAGGTGGGGATGACGTCAAGTCATCATGGCCCTTACGGCCAGGGCTACACACGTGCTACAATGGTCGGTACAAAGGGTTGCCAAGCCGCGAGGTGGAGCTAATCCCATAAAACCGATCGTAGTCCGGATCGCAGTCTGCAACTCGACTGCGTGAAGTCGGAATCGCTAGTAATCGTGAATCAGAATGTCACGGTGAATACGTTCCCGGGCCTTGTACACACCGCCCGTCACACCATGGGAGTGGGTTGCTCCAGAAGTAGCTAGTCTAACCGCAAGGGGGACGGTTACCACGGAGTGATTCATGACTGGGGTGAAGTCGTAACAAGGTAGCCGTAGGGGAACCTGCGGCTGGATCACCTCCTTAATCGAAGGCTTCAGCTTCTTCATAAGTTCCCACACGAATTGCTTGATTCAATTGCGAAGGCGATTGGGTCTGTAGCTCAGTTGGTTAGAGCGCACCCCTGATAAGGGTGAGGTCGGCAGTTCGAATCTGCCCAGACCCACCAATTGTCGCGGGGTCGTATGACCGGTTGACATTGGGGCCATAGCTCAGCTGGGAGAGCGCCTGCTTTGCACGCAGGAGGTCAGGAGTTCGATCCTCCTTGGCTCCACCATCTCCAGGCTGATCAAGAGTCCAGAATTGAATATCTCGAGTGGGATATTGAATTCTGAACTTTGCTTCAGAATCGTTCTTTAAAAATTCGGGTATGTGATAGAAGTGACTTGTTGAGTGTTTCACTGCACTCAATGAATCAAGGTAAAATTTGCGAGTTCAAGCGCGAATTTTCGGCGAATGTCGTCTTCACCCCTATGATCACGAGCAGATTGCTTGGGGTTATATGGTCAAGTGAAGAAGCGCATACGGTGGATGCCTTGGCAGTCAGAGGCGATGAAAGACGTGGTAGCCTGCGATAAGCTTCGGGGAGTCGGCAAACAGACTTTGATCCGGAGATCTCTGAATGGGGGAACCCACCTAGGATAACCTAGGTATCTTGTACTGAATCCATAGGTGCAAGAGGCGAACCAGGGGAACTGAAACATCTAAGTACCCTGAGGAATAGAAATCAACCGAGATTCCCTTAGTAGTGGCGAGCGAACGGGGATTAGCCCTTAAGCTTCTTGGATTTTAGCGGAACGCTCTGGAAAGTGCGGCCATAGTGGGTGATAGCCCCGTACGCGAAAGGGTCCAGGAAGTGAAATCGAGTAGGACGGAGCACGAGAAACTTTGTCTGAATATGGGGGGACCATCCTCCAAGGCTAAATACTACTGACTGACCGATAGTGAACCAGTACCGTGAGGGAAAGGCGAAAAGAACCCCGGAGAGGGGAGTGAAATAGAACCTGAAACCGTATGCGTACAAGCAGTGGGAGCCTACTTTGTTAGGTGACTGCGTACCTTTTGTATAATGGGTCAGCGACTTATATTCAGTGGCGAGCTTAACCGAATAGGGGAGGCGTAGCGAAAGCGAGTCTTAATAGGGCGTTTAGTCGCTGGGTATAGACCCGAAACCGGGCGATCTATCCATGGGCAGGTTGAAGGTTAGGTAACACTGACTGGAGGACCGAACCGACTACCGTTGAAAAGTTAGCGGATGACCTGTGGATCGGAGTGAAAGGCTAATCAAGCTCGGAGATAGCTGGTTCTCCTCGAAAGCTATTTAGGTAGCGCCTCACGTATCACTCCAGGGGGTAGAGCACTGTTTCGGCTAGGGGGTCATCCCGACTTACCAAACCGATGCAAACTCCGAATACCTGGAAGTGTCAGCGTGGGAGACACACGGCGGGTGCTAACGTCCGTCGTGAAAAGGGAAACAACCCAGACCGTCAGCTAAGGTCCCAAAGTTATGGTTAAGTGGGAAACGATGTGGGAAGGCTTAGACAGCTAGGAGGTTGGCTTAGAAGCAGCCACCCTTTAAAGAAAGCGTAATAGCTCACTAGTCGAGTCGGCCTGCGCGGAAGATGTAACGGGGCTCAAACCATACACCGAAGCTACGGGTTCGTCGTAAGACGAGCGGTAGAGGAGCGTTCTGTAAGCCTGTGAAGGTGAGTTGAGAAGCTTGCTGGAGGTATCAGAAGTGCGAATGCTGACATGAGTAACGACAATGCGAGTGAAAAACTCGCACGCCGAAAGACCAAGGGTTCCTGCGCAACGTTAATCGACGCAGGGTGAGTCGGCTCCTAAGGCGAGGCAGAAATGCGTAGTCGATGGGAAACGGGTTAATATTCCCGTACTTCTAATTACTGCGATGGGGGGACGGAGAAGGCTAGGCCAGCTTGGCGTTGGTTGTCCAAGTTTAAGGTGGTAGGCCGAACACTTAGGCAAATCCGGGTGTTCAAGGCCGAGAGCTGATGACGAGTGTTCTTTTAGAACATGAAGTGGTTGATGCCATGCTTCCAGGAAAAGCCTCTAAGCTTCAGGTAATTAGGAACCGTACCCCAAACCGACACAGGTGGTTGGGTAGAGAATACCAAGGCGCTTGAGAGAACTCGGGTGAAGGAACTAGGCAAAATGGCACCGTAACTTCGGGAGAAGGTGCGCCGGTGAGGGTGAAGGACTTGCTCCGTAAGCTCATGCCGGTCGAAGATACCAGGCCGCTGCGACTGTTTATTAAAAACACAGCACTCTGCAAACACGAAAGTGGACGTATAGGGTGTGACGCCTGCCCGGTGCCGGAAGGTTAATTGATGGGGTTAGCGCAAGCGAAGCTCTTGATCGAAGCCCCGGTAAACGGCGGCCGTAACTATAACGGTCCTAAGGTAGCGAAATTCCTTGTCGGGTAAGTTCCGACCTGCACGAATGGCGTAACGATGGCGGCGCTGTCTCCACCCGAGACTCAGTGAAATTGAAATCGCTGTGAAGATGCAGTGTATCCGCGGCTAGACGGAAAGACCCCGTGAACCTTTACTGTAGCTTTGCACTGGACTTTGAGCCTGCTTGTGTAGGATAGGTGGGAGGCTTTGAAGCGAGGACGCCAGTTCTCGTGGAGCCATCCTTGAAATACCACCCTGGCATGCTTGAGGTTCTAACTCTGGTCCGTCATCCGGATCGAGGACAGTGTATGGTGGGCAGTTTGACTGGGGCGGTCTCCTCCTAAAGAGTAACGGAGGAGTACGAAGGTGCGCTCAGACCGGTCGGAAATCGGTCGTAGAGTATAAAGGCAAAAGCGCGCTTGACTGCGAGACAGACACGTCGAGCAGGTACGAAAGTAGGTCTTAGTGATCCGGTGGTTCTGTAT is a genomic window of Pseudomonas resinovorans NBRC 106553 containing:
- a CDS encoding Re/Si-specific NAD(P)(+) transhydrogenase subunit alpha encodes the protein MHIGVPLETHAGETRVAATPETIKKLVSQGHQVTVQSGAGVSACIPDAAYEAAGATIGNDSAAFGADLVLKVVAPTEGELAHMRAGAVLVGMLNPFSNETIARMNARGVTAFALEAAPRTSRAQSLDVLSSQANIAGYKAVLLAAHHYPRFMPMLMTAAGTVKAARILILGAGVAGLQAIATAKRLGAVIEASDVRPAVKEQIESLGAKFVDVPFETDEERECAQGVGGYARPMPASWMERQAKAVHERAKQADIVITTALIPGRKAPTLLQEATVAEMKPGSVVIDLAAAQGGNCPLTEAEQVVIKHGVTIVGHSNLAAMVPADASALYARNLLDFLKLVIDKDGQFHLNLEDDIVAACLMCRDGQVVRNNG
- a CDS encoding LysR family transcriptional regulator, producing MRRKIPSTGALVAFESAARHQSFTKAAEELALTQSAICRQIAGLEEFLGLELFRRSRRGVKLTEAGLAYSRRIAAQLDAVERDTLAVMGQQGAMTVELAIVPTFGTQWLLPRLKDFQRLHPEVTVNLTNRTRPFLFADTDFDAAIYFGDAEWSGTRADFLMHEHSVPVCSPALLEGRTGLDADTIARLPLLQQTTRPYAWRQWFNSLGMNVARDLSGPRYELFSMLAQAAMHEMGVALIPPFLIQRELADGRLVVAQPHSFRSDKAYYLMIPERKLESAALGAFRDWLVEAARQYRSEAGLN
- a CDS encoding acyl-CoA dehydrogenase; this encodes MAAKASFNWIDPLLLDQQLTEEERMVRDSAYQFAQDKLAPRVLEAFRHEQTDPAIFREMGETGLLGATIPEAYGGSGLNYVCYGLIAREVERIDSGYRSMMSVQSSLVMVPINEFGNEATKQKYLPKLASGEYIGCFGLTEPNHGSDPGSMITRAKKVDGGYRLTGSKMWITNSPIADVFVVWAKDDAGEIRGFVLEKGWQGLSAPAIHGKVGLRASITGEIVMDNVFVPEENAFPDVRGLRGPFTCLNSARYGISWGALGAAEACWHTARQYVLDRNQFGRPLAANQLIQKKLADMQTEITLALQGCLRLGRMKDEGTAAVEITSIMKRNSCGKALDIARMARDMLGGNGISDEFGVARHLVNLEVVNTYEGTHDVHALILGRAQTGIQAFF
- a CDS encoding CaiB/BaiF CoA-transferase family protein; translation: MAGALSHIRVLDLSRVLAGPWSGQILADLGAEVIKVERPGSGDDTRAWGPPYLKGADGRDTSEAAYFLSANRNKQSVTVDFTRPEGQKLVRELAMKSDILIENFKVGGLASYGLDYESLKAINPRLIYCSITGFGQFGPYAKRAGYDFMIQGLGGLMSITGRSDQEDGAGPVKVGVALTDILTGLYSSVAMLAALASREITGKGQHIDMALLDVQVACLANQAMNYLTTGNPPRRLGNAHPNIVPYQDFPTADGDFILTVGNDSQFRKFCEVAGHREWADDSRFSTNKARVAHRAELIPLIRQATVFKTTAEWVAALEEVGVPCGPINDLAAVFADPQVVARGLRVELDHPLAGLVPQVASPLRLSETPVEYRMPPPLLGEHTEEVLQRLLGLAAAEVEVLRKAEVI